In Bacillus sp. NP247, one DNA window encodes the following:
- a CDS encoding multicopper oxidase family protein, translating to MKRFVLTAVTVSVISLIAGCSAITNATNDHKNMNDKKTTQTEAATKPLKVVKGPEVTLVAKEEKQKLSSGVIVPVWTFNGSSPGPEIRVKKGKKVKVTLKNELPAPVSIHWHGYPVPNNMDGIPGVTQDAVESGKSFTYEFEANVPGTYWYHSHQDSVNQLDRGLYGALIVEDTNEKYDKDYTLMLDEWVTDKEEINKQLKEMTKGQKGNKSKDNENTKKNDDRKGMDHSGMDMGSDKKDSSNMAGMDHGNMKMEGHDMSMYDLSTLNGKSGNLVEPLKVNKGDKVRLRLVNAGYLSHDIHVHGHDIKVIATDGQPINDPKVIKDKVISIAPGERYDIEFTANNPGKWYVEDHSENKGAKGMKAVIKYEGSKEMKDKANEKEKLPKLDMTKYGAKKLGSFTLNQKYTATYNMDLDTQMNGNEMVYTINGKTFPDIDPIPVKKGDLVKVKLVNRSKMDDHPMHLHGHFFQVLSKDGKPIEGSPIVKDTLNLKPGEEYEVAFVADNPGDWMFHCHDLHHASAGMVTEVKYTDYKSDYVPNPNIPNKPE from the coding sequence ATGAAGAGATTTGTATTAACAGCAGTTACAGTCTCCGTAATATCTTTAATTGCTGGATGTTCTGCGATCACAAATGCAACAAATGATCATAAAAATATGAATGATAAAAAAACAACACAGACTGAAGCGGCTACAAAGCCATTGAAAGTTGTAAAAGGGCCAGAAGTTACTTTAGTAGCGAAAGAAGAAAAACAAAAGCTAAGTAGCGGTGTTATTGTTCCAGTCTGGACATTTAATGGCTCATCTCCAGGTCCAGAAATCAGAGTGAAAAAAGGTAAAAAGGTTAAAGTGACATTAAAAAATGAATTACCTGCGCCAGTATCTATTCATTGGCATGGGTATCCTGTCCCAAATAACATGGATGGAATTCCAGGCGTGACACAAGATGCGGTTGAATCAGGAAAAAGTTTCACCTATGAATTTGAAGCGAACGTACCAGGAACGTATTGGTATCATTCACATCAAGATTCTGTAAATCAACTAGATAGAGGCTTGTATGGTGCTCTTATTGTAGAGGATACAAATGAAAAGTATGATAAAGATTACACATTAATGTTAGATGAATGGGTAACAGATAAAGAAGAAATTAATAAGCAGTTAAAAGAAATGACAAAAGGGCAAAAAGGTAATAAATCTAAGGATAATGAAAATACGAAAAAGAATGATGATAGGAAAGGAATGGATCATTCAGGTATGGACATGGGCAGTGATAAAAAAGACTCTAGTAATATGGCAGGAATGGACCATGGAAATATGAAGATGGAAGGTCATGATATGAGTATGTATGACTTATCCACACTCAATGGTAAAAGCGGGAATTTAGTAGAACCATTAAAAGTGAATAAGGGAGATAAAGTTCGTCTTCGACTCGTTAATGCTGGTTATCTATCACATGATATACACGTTCACGGTCATGATATAAAAGTAATTGCAACAGATGGTCAACCAATTAACGATCCAAAAGTTATAAAGGATAAAGTAATTTCAATCGCACCGGGTGAACGTTATGATATTGAATTTACTGCTAATAATCCTGGGAAATGGTATGTTGAAGACCATTCAGAAAATAAAGGTGCAAAAGGAATGAAAGCTGTTATTAAATATGAAGGTAGTAAAGAGATGAAAGATAAAGCAAACGAAAAAGAAAAACTACCAAAATTAGATATGACAAAATATGGCGCTAAAAAATTAGGTAGCTTCACGTTAAATCAGAAGTATACTGCCACATATAATATGGACTTGGATACGCAAATGAATGGAAATGAAATGGTATATACAATTAACGGAAAAACATTTCCGGATATTGATCCAATTCCAGTGAAAAAGGGTGATTTAGTAAAAGTAAAATTAGTAAATCGTTCTAAAATGGACGATCATCCAATGCATTTACATGGTCACTTCTTCCAGGTGTTGAGTAAAGATGGAAAACCGATAGAAGGTTCTCCAATTGTGAAAGATACATTGAACTTAAAACCAGGAGAAGAATATGAAGTAGCCTTTGTAGCAGACAATCCGGGTGATTGGATGTTCCACTGTCATGATTTACACCATGCTTCAGCGGGGATGGTAACAGAAGTGAAATATACAGATTATAAATCTGATTATGTTCCAAACCCTAACATTCCTAATAAGCCAGAATAA
- the topB gene encoding DNA topoisomerase III has translation MKLIIAEKPDQGLALVSQFKYRRKDGYLEVEANELFPNGAYCTWAIGHLTQLCNPEHYHAEWKKWSLNTLPMIPERFQFEVTKSKYKQFNVVKQLLHNPQVTEIIHAGDAGREGELIVRNIINLCNVQKPMKRLWISSLTKQAIYQGFKNLLDESDTINTYYEAYTRSCADWVVGMNASRVFSILLKKKGMNDVFSAGRVQTPTLALIVKREKEIENFKSEPFWEVFATFNIEGKKYEGKWEKDNESRLNDPDLANKIAAFCQNKPAVVKEMKTERKEFQPPFLFNLSALQATANKAFKFSPKKTLDITQALYQKGIVSYPRSDSNYVTQGEAATFPDILQKLSQFDEYKGLLPAPIESIMNNKRYVNEKKVTDHYAIIPTEQVTNPSKLSGDEKKIYDMIVRRLIAAHYEVAIFDYTTITTLVDERAAFISKGKQQIQEGWRKVIFQDDKDDETILPIVAEGEQGKVVKVKVKEGKTQPPKRYTEGQLITLMKTAGKYLENEELEKVLKKTEGLGTEATRAGIITMLKDRKYIDVQKNQVYATDKGKVLITAIGDKILASPEMTAKWEQRLAEIGEGTASPATFMEQTKKLSAKIIEDAVEMSEKWDFTGLHVESIERKGSKFTTGKKVGSCKKCDGDVIDKSTFYGCSNYNTTQCDFTISKKILSKTISQKNITKLLKGEKTDLIKGFKKGEKTFDAKLEWKDNKINFVFEN, from the coding sequence ATGAAATTAATTATTGCCGAGAAACCAGATCAAGGTTTGGCTCTTGTTTCACAGTTTAAATATCGCCGGAAAGATGGATATTTAGAAGTAGAAGCAAATGAGTTATTTCCAAATGGAGCGTACTGTACATGGGCAATTGGTCATTTGACGCAGTTATGTAATCCAGAACATTATCATGCAGAGTGGAAAAAATGGTCACTTAATACGTTACCGATGATTCCAGAACGTTTTCAATTTGAAGTAACAAAGTCAAAGTATAAGCAATTTAATGTAGTGAAACAGCTGTTACATAATCCTCAGGTAACAGAAATTATTCACGCAGGCGATGCTGGGCGCGAAGGGGAATTAATCGTACGAAACATTATTAATCTTTGTAACGTGCAAAAGCCAATGAAGCGCCTATGGATTTCGTCTTTAACGAAGCAAGCTATTTATCAAGGATTTAAAAACTTACTTGATGAATCAGATACGATTAATACGTATTATGAAGCATATACAAGATCTTGCGCCGACTGGGTGGTTGGGATGAATGCATCGCGTGTCTTTAGCATTTTGCTAAAGAAAAAGGGAATGAATGATGTATTTTCCGCCGGTCGTGTGCAAACACCAACTTTAGCACTCATTGTAAAGCGTGAGAAGGAAATTGAAAACTTTAAATCAGAGCCGTTTTGGGAAGTGTTCGCAACCTTTAATATTGAAGGGAAGAAATATGAGGGGAAATGGGAGAAAGATAATGAGTCCCGTTTAAATGATCCTGATTTGGCAAATAAAATTGCAGCGTTTTGTCAAAATAAACCGGCTGTAGTAAAAGAAATGAAAACGGAGCGTAAAGAGTTTCAGCCACCATTTTTATTTAATTTATCTGCACTGCAAGCAACGGCGAATAAAGCCTTTAAATTTTCACCGAAAAAGACGCTTGATATAACGCAAGCACTATATCAAAAAGGGATAGTCTCTTATCCACGTTCGGATTCTAACTATGTTACACAAGGAGAAGCAGCGACGTTCCCTGATATTTTACAGAAATTAAGTCAGTTTGATGAATATAAAGGTTTATTACCAGCACCAATTGAATCGATTATGAACAATAAGCGTTATGTGAATGAAAAGAAAGTTACAGATCACTACGCAATTATACCGACAGAACAAGTTACAAATCCAAGCAAACTATCAGGTGATGAAAAGAAAATTTACGATATGATCGTAAGAAGACTTATTGCGGCGCATTATGAAGTAGCAATCTTTGACTACACAACGATTACAACTCTTGTAGACGAACGTGCTGCGTTCATTTCGAAAGGAAAACAGCAAATTCAAGAAGGTTGGCGTAAAGTTATTTTCCAAGATGATAAAGATGACGAAACGATTCTTCCGATTGTAGCTGAAGGTGAACAAGGAAAAGTTGTAAAGGTGAAAGTGAAAGAAGGAAAAACACAGCCACCGAAGCGTTATACAGAAGGACAACTTATTACGTTAATGAAAACAGCCGGTAAGTATTTAGAGAATGAAGAGCTGGAGAAAGTATTAAAGAAAACAGAAGGTTTAGGTACGGAAGCGACTCGTGCCGGTATCATTACGATGCTGAAAGACCGTAAATATATAGATGTGCAGAAAAACCAAGTGTATGCGACTGATAAGGGAAAAGTATTAATTACAGCAATCGGCGACAAAATACTAGCTTCACCGGAAATGACTGCAAAATGGGAACAACGTCTTGCGGAAATTGGTGAAGGTACCGCTTCACCAGCTACATTTATGGAACAGACGAAAAAGTTATCAGCTAAAATTATTGAAGACGCGGTAGAAATGTCGGAGAAATGGGATTTCACTGGATTACATGTTGAATCGATTGAGCGAAAAGGATCGAAATTTACAACTGGTAAAAAGGTTGGAAGTTGTAAAAAATGTGATGGTGATGTAATTGATAAATCTACGTTTTACGGCTGTTCAAACTACAATACAACACAATGTGATTTTACCATCTCGAAGAAAATATTAAGTAAAACAATTTCGCAAAAGAATATAACAAAGCTCTTAAAAGGTGAGAAGACCGATTTAATTAAAGGCTTTAAAAAGGGTGAGAAGACCTTTGATGCGAAGCTAGAGTGGAAAGATAATAAGATTAATTTTGTGTTTGAGAATTAA
- a CDS encoding YitT family protein: MNHWNRTLKRIILYVLGLFFMSIGISMSIQAGFGVSPVSSLAYASTLTIGLSVGVTMALANVLYIIIQVILSKRMELNEFVSQFIISFLFGFFMDATLFLVQLFPAPETLLARSVYLIVSLFVIAVGLMGYTTAKLPLMPYDALTYAISEKFNLKFGKAKILSDLINICVAGAICIVFIQSLGSIGIGTLIAAYFIGKILGWMIPYYQPTLQQWVFKTEKAA; the protein is encoded by the coding sequence ATGAATCATTGGAACAGAACCTTGAAGCGCATCATCTTATACGTGCTCGGGTTATTTTTTATGTCGATTGGCATTAGCATGTCGATTCAAGCAGGATTTGGCGTATCGCCTGTGTCATCATTAGCATATGCAAGTACGCTAACGATTGGTTTATCGGTTGGTGTGACAATGGCCCTTGCAAATGTTTTATACATTATTATTCAAGTGATATTAAGTAAACGAATGGAGTTAAATGAATTTGTGAGTCAATTCATTATTTCGTTTTTATTTGGTTTTTTCATGGATGCAACACTCTTCCTTGTACAACTTTTCCCTGCACCTGAAACTCTCCTTGCTCGAAGTGTATATTTGATTGTTAGTTTATTTGTTATAGCGGTCGGTTTAATGGGCTATACAACAGCGAAACTGCCATTAATGCCGTATGATGCGTTAACTTATGCAATTAGTGAAAAATTCAATTTAAAATTCGGTAAAGCAAAAATCTTGAGCGATTTAATAAACATTTGTGTGGCTGGTGCAATCTGTATAGTTTTCATTCAATCATTAGGCTCAATCGGAATCGGCACACTAATTGCCGCCTATTTTATCGGCAAAATTTTAGGGTGGATGATACCGTATTATCAACCAACTCTCCAACAATGGGTATTTAAAACAGAGAAGGCTGCCTAA
- a CDS encoding LysR family transcriptional regulator — MDFRQLYYFKEIVKQGSISKAAEVLHIAQPPLSQLLKKLETDLGTTLIHRYRQKWELTATGEILYQYANQMLIQIQDVKQQIQEIEQGIGGTVSIGVSSACSNMLIDYVSTFRTQYPNVKINIVTGNSEELLKRLEQREIDVALLLRLGNSEQYEMKILKKQPTAVIIPSSWATSFSSQHVTIEQIAQFPFIMLGAMEGLSFNEDLFKVFDEHQVKPNIIIECKDIRMVVALVSRGLGLSVIPRMDYTSSFLEHTTLFELKQFDFHLEPVIVKLKDQRISKVASQFWEMVD, encoded by the coding sequence ATGGATTTCAGGCAATTATATTACTTTAAAGAAATTGTGAAACAAGGAAGCATTTCTAAAGCAGCAGAAGTGCTCCATATCGCGCAGCCCCCACTTAGCCAATTATTAAAAAAGCTTGAAACTGATCTTGGCACAACTTTAATTCATCGATATCGTCAAAAATGGGAGCTTACAGCAACAGGTGAAATACTATACCAATATGCCAATCAAATGTTAATACAAATTCAAGATGTAAAGCAGCAAATTCAAGAAATTGAACAAGGTATAGGAGGAACAGTAAGTATCGGTGTATCATCTGCATGTTCGAATATGCTCATTGACTATGTTAGTACGTTTAGAACACAATACCCTAATGTTAAAATAAATATAGTAACTGGAAATTCAGAAGAATTATTAAAAAGACTAGAACAAAGAGAAATTGATGTTGCCTTACTTTTACGATTGGGCAATAGTGAACAATATGAGATGAAAATATTAAAAAAACAACCAACCGCTGTGATTATTCCATCAAGTTGGGCAACATCGTTTTCATCACAGCATGTGACGATTGAACAGATTGCCCAGTTCCCATTCATTATGCTAGGAGCAATGGAAGGACTCTCCTTCAATGAAGACCTTTTCAAAGTGTTTGATGAACATCAAGTCAAGCCAAATATCATTATCGAGTGTAAAGATATAAGGATGGTTGTAGCACTTGTTAGTAGAGGACTAGGATTATCCGTTATTCCAAGAATGGATTACACATCATCATTTTTAGAACATACAACGCTTTTTGAATTGAAACAATTTGATTTTCATTTAGAGCCTGTAATAGTAAAATTAAAAGACCAAAGAATTTCCAAAGTAGCATCTCAATTTTGGGAAATGGTTGATTAG